CTAGTTGGTCAGATCATGAAACAAACACATGGTCAGGCAAACCCTAAAGTGGTCAACCAGATTTTGATGGCTGAGATTAAGCAACGATAAGTGATACTGACTATCTAGCAATTCAGTTCGGATAATAGCCTCGACATGTAGACAATGTTCTTTGTTGTTTACATGCCGAGGCTATTGCGCAAATTGCTAGTCTTGCTATTGTGGCAGCAGATGGGAAGTACCAAGAAGAATAGGCTCAAAAGTTGCTCATGAATGAAGCTTTTGAGCAAGACATTGACGATTCACGATTATGAGAAAGACTGTTTCCGCCAGCAACGGGCCTGCAGTCCAGTATTGTTAAAACGTTTAAGGAGCATTGACCGATGAGAAAACGGGCGCGTTTGATATACAACCCTACATCCGGCAACGAAGGTTTAAAGCGCTTCGTCCCCGACATTTTGGATATCATGGAACAGGCAGGATATGAAAGTTCAACCTTTCAAACAACCCCGAAGCCTTTTTCTGCACGTGAAGAAGCAAAGCGTGCCACTGAAGCGGGTTTCGACTTAATTGTCGCTGCTGGTGGCGATGGTACGATTAATGAAGTGGTTAATGGGATCGCACCAGCTAAAAAACGCCCCAAAATGGCGATTATTCCAGCAGGGACGACCAATGACTACGCGCGTGCTTTGCGGATTTCGCGGGATGATCCGGTTGAGGCGGCCCAAGTGATTCTCAAAGGCCAAACCCTTGCGATGGATATTGGCCAAGCCAATCATCATTATTTTATGAACATCGCGGCTGGTGGTTTGTTGAGCGAACTCACTTATTCTGTGCCGTCTGAAGTTAAATCTATTTTTGGCTATTTTGCCTATGTGATTAAAGGCGCCGAGATGTTACCAGCGGTGCGGACGGTGCCGATGAAGCTGGAATATGATGGCGGGGTTTATGATGGACCCGCCAGCATGTTTTTCCTCGGCCTTACCAATTCTGTGGGCGGTTTTGAGCAGATCGTGCCGGATGCTGCACTTGGTGATGGCAAGTTCTCCTTAATTATTGTTAAAACAGCGAACATGGCGAATTTGCTGAAGCTAATGGCGCTTGTCTTCAATG
This genomic window from Lacticaseibacillus paracasei subsp. paracasei contains:
- a CDS encoding diacylglycerol kinase gives rise to the protein MRKRARLIYNPTSGNEGLKRFVPDILDIMEQAGYESSTFQTTPKPFSAREEAKRATEAGFDLIVAAGGDGTINEVVNGIAPAKKRPKMAIIPAGTTNDYARALRISRDDPVEAAQVILKGQTLAMDIGQANHHYFMNIAAGGLLSELTYSVPSEVKSIFGYFAYVIKGAEMLPAVRTVPMKLEYDGGVYDGPASMFFLGLTNSVGGFEQIVPDAALGDGKFSLIIVKTANMANLLKLMALVFNGGRHVDDPNIIYTKTKKLRVKAGGDDPLKINLDGEYGGDAPMTFINLKQHIAMYANLDEIPTKNLGTDAQKQKDYMAEVESISHQDIDGDGQIGSQDEKDD